A region from the Cannabis sativa cultivar Pink pepper isolate KNU-18-1 chromosome 9, ASM2916894v1, whole genome shotgun sequence genome encodes:
- the LOC133031248 gene encoding uncharacterized protein LOC133031248, which yields MIREDNNVQHPIYYISKRLAEVEIQYPLIEKWTYCLILSTRNLRPYLQALPIWVYTNQPLRQVLLKLDASGWLLKWKLSWGIAVKRQALTDFVVECTSKEASSLKDNLEREREQEKAPPQKETVKIS from the coding sequence ATGATAAGAGAAGACAACAATGTTCAACATCCAATCTACTATATCAGCAAAAGACTAGCTGAGGTTGAGATTCAAtaccccctaattgaaaaatGGACTTACTGTTTGATCCTATCCACAAGAAATTTAAGGCCCTACTTGCAAGCTCTTCCAATTTGGGTGTACACCAACCAACCTTTACGCCAAGTTTTGCTAAAGCTAGATGCATCTGGTTGGCTGCTCAAGTGGAAATTGAGTTGGGGCATAGCAGTAAAAAGACAAgctttaacagattttgtggtTGAATGCACAAGCAAGGAGGCAAGCAGTTTAAAAGATAATCTCGAGCGAGAAAGGGAGCAAGAAAAAGCACCCCCTCAGAAGGAAACTGTGAAGATAAGCTAA